CACGAATTGGAAGGTTTCTTCGGTACTGAATTGCGTTCTGTAGATAGAAATAGTGATAATTTCATAGCGGCTGGTCTTCAATATGATAGAGGTCTTACCGCTTTTACCGATCCTAGATTGATCGAGAAAGTTATAAACGAAGGAAACTCTTATTATGGATTTAATGCCGAAAGAGAACGTACAGTAGGTTTCTTTGGAAAAGTTGGTTATACTTATGATCGTCGTTATACGGCTTCTGTAACAGGACGTTATGATGGATCAAACAGACAAGGAGACAGTGGTTCATCAAGATGGCTACCTACCTATACTTTTAGTGGAAAATGGAACCTTTCTGAAGAAAAATTTATGAAAGATCTTAAAGCAATCAATAATTTAGCTCTAAGAGGTTCTTATGGTTTAACAGCTACTGCTGGGCCAGCGACTAACTCTTTGGCTATTTATAAAAGTTTTATCTCTGATCGTTTAAATCTTGATGACAGAGAAACAGGTATACAAATTGATCAATTACAAAACGGTGATTTAACTTGGGAAAAACAGTTCGAAACTAATATTGGACTTGATTTAGGAATGTTCAACAACAGAGTGCAATTCGTGACTGATGTTTATCGTCGTAAAGCATTTGATTTAGTTGACTACGTAATTACATCTGGAATTGGAGGTCAAAGAATTAAGCAGGGAAATAATGCAAACATGGAAACTAAAGGTATTGAAGTGGGTATAACGACTCAAAATATCGCTAGCCGTGATTTTAAATGGTCAACTACGCTTAATTTCTCAGTTTTCAAACAAGAAATTACAAAATTAGAGAATAAACCAACAGCATTTGATTTGATTGATGGAAATGGAGGAAATGCTATTGGTCATCCTAGAAACTCAATTTATTCATATCAATTTACAGGTTTAAACAATCAAGGTCTTCCAACATTTGTTATGGCACCGGGTGAAACAGATAATATTACAGGTGCTAATTTTCAAGATAATGATAATGTTACTGATTACTTGAAGTATGAAGGATCTATTGAACCAAATAAATCAATTGGTTTAGCAAATACATTTACTTATAAAAACTGGTCATTGTATGTTTTCTTCGTTGGATCAGGAGGGAATAAGGTTCGTTTAAACCCAGTATATGATAGTCAGTATGATGATTTAACTGTATTTACAAAAGAATATACTAATCGTTGGATTAATCCAGGTGATGAGAATTATACAAACGTACCAGTTATTGCAGATAAGAGATTGATTACAGATTATGGTGGAAGAAACATGTTGTCTAGAGCTTACAATACCTATAATTACTCTGATGTAAGAATTGCAGATGGCGATTTTGTAAGATTAAAGAATATTTCATTAAGCTGGGAGTTTCCAAAAGAATTCAAGCAGAAATTAGGGGTGAGCACTTTCACATTAAAAGGTTCAGCTGTTAATCCTTGGTTAATTTATTCTGATAAGAAATTAAATGGTCAAGATCCTGAATTCCGTAATACAGGAGGAGTTGCATTTCCAATCACTTCTCAGTACACATTCACTTTAAACCTTTCATTATAATTGTTTTGATTATGAAAAATATAAAAATAACACTTTCATTATTATTAGTGATTACTCTTAGCAGCTGTGATGATTTCCTTTCAGAAACTCCAGACAATAGGACTCAAATAGATACGGCAGACAAAATATCAGAATTGTTGGTTAATGCATATCCAACAGGTGGTACTTATATGGATTTTGCAGAAACAATGACAGATAACGTTGGTGATGGACAGTTAGCTGAAACTCTACCCAAAAATGAGCAAAATTATAATTGGGAAATGAACAATGAAACAAACATTGATACACAGGCTAATTACTGGGATGCTTGTTACAGAGCAATTGCCCATGCAAATAAAGCATTACAGGCGATTAACGAATTAGGAAATCCTTCGAGTTTAAATCCTCAGAAAGGAGAAGCTTTATTAGCTCGAGCTTACTCACACTTTATGTTGGTTTCATTTTGGTCACAAAGGTATAATCCTTTAACAGCTGATAAAGATTTAGGTATTCCTTATGTTGCTGAACCAGAGGAAGTATTAATTAAAAAGTATAAAAGAAATACAGTTAAAGAAGTTTTTGATTTTATACAAAAAGATATTGAAGAAGGATTAAAACTTGTTGGCAATAACTATTCTGAACCAAAATTTCACTTTACAAAAGAAGCGGCAAACGCATTTGCAAGCCGTTTCTATTTAATAAAAGGAGATTGGGATAAAGTTCTTGAAGTATCAGAAGGATTAGGTTCAAAGCCAGTAGGGAAACTAAGAAATTATTTGGCGTTTACAGCTTTAGATCCTAATATTCAATTTATTGAATATGCAAAATCAGTAGAGCCTGCTAATTTGCTAGTAGTTTCAGCTTATTCAATTTATGCTAGAGCAACTCAACTTAACCGATTTTATTTGGCAGGAGATAGAAGTCAAAATATTTTAGGTGCTTCAACGAATATTTTTGGAAAAGCTTGGCTTTATAAAACCTATTCATACAATAGTAGCATGACCGTTTTTTCTCCAAAGTTTAAAGAGTATTTTAAGTATACAAATCTTACGGCAAATATTGGACAACCTTATTTAGGTACAGTTCTCTTATCTTACGATGAATTTTATTTGAACAGAATTGAAGCGCTTGTAATGAAAAATCGTATTGACGAAGCTAATACTGAATTAGAATATTTCTTTGGTACAAGAACTACAGGATATAACGCAGCGACAGATAAACTTACAAGGGCAAAAGTGGAGGCTAAATATCCAGTAATTGCAGACGAATATACTCCTTATTATTCGATGACACCTGTGCAGACTTCTTATGTTAAAGCAATTGCGGAAACTAGAAGAAGAGATTTTATTCATGAAGGAATTAGATGGTTTGATGTTAAACGTTTTAACATTGTTGTAGTACACGAAACATTTAACAAACCAACAAATACTTTGGAAAAAGATGATAACCGCAGAGCGTTACAAATTCCTTTAAGCGCATCAAGTAACGGAGTAGAAAAAAATCCTAGATAAATAAAATTTTAGTATTATGAGAATAGTAAATAAATATAAAAAAATAGCGGTATTTATTGGAGCTTTAGCTTTGACATCTTGTGCACAAGAAGATCAGCCTAAAGAAAGTCAATTAGATTATAATCAACCGCTTAAAACGGAACTAGATCAATGGATTGACACTAATTATTTGGTTCCTTACAATATCAATGCACAATACAAGTGGAACCAAAATACTGTAGATAATACGAGATTCTTATTTCCTCCTACTTTAGATAAAGTAAAGCCGGCGTTGGAAATTGTACAGCAAATTTGGCTTAAAAGTTATGCAACAATCGGAGGAGCTGATTTTGTTAAAAAAATTGCACCTAGAGAAATTGTTTTAGTTGGTGGTGTTAATTCGAACTCAAACGGTACAAGAACATTAGGTATTGCCGAAGGTGGACAAAGAATTACGCTTTTTGAGGTGGATAATTTAAATAGAAAGAATCGTGCAATTGTTGCAGAATTTATCCATACCATTCAGCACGAATATATTCATATTTTAAATCAGACAAAACCTTTTGATGAACAAGCATGGGGGAAAATAACTCCTTCAGGATATACTGCAACTTGGCATCTTGAAACAACACCAGCTTCTAGAGAACTTGGATTTATTACAAACTATGCAAGATCAAATGTCGTCGAAGATTTTGCAGAAACAGCGTCGATTATTTTGATTAGTACAAAAGCAGAATATGCAGCAATATTGGCGAGTATATCAAGTGCAAAAGCAAGAGCAGATATTCAAAGAAAAGAAGCTATTGTAGTTCAATATTTCAAAGATACCTTTAATATGGACTTCTACGCTTTAAGAGATGAGGCAGAAAAGAATACAACTAATGTGATCAATAATTAATTAGAAATTCTAAAAACTTTAAAAGAAGTATTATGAAAATAAAATATATATTCAAGCATTTAGTTGTTGCTTCAGTTATGCTTCAACTAACAGCTTGTACGGAGACAGAGGTTGAGCAAAAGTTTGATAAAACCCCAACAGAACGTTTGAATGCTCAAAAAAGTGAGTTGCAAGAAGTTTTGCTAACTTCACCTGATGGCTGGAGAGCTGTTTATTTTACTGATGATAAACAATTAGGAGGATTTACACATTTGTTTAAATTTACAGCAGATGGAAAAGTTGAAATGGCATCGGATTTTAATACCGCATCAACTACAAAATTCACTAGTGATTATAACATTCAATTAGGAAGTACTGTCAGCTTAGTATTTACTACTAAAAATAGAATTCATTTATTGTCAGATTCAAGCCCAACAGCTTCTCCAACAACAGCTTTAAGAGGTAAAGGATATTTAGGAGATTTCCAATTTTTGTATTACGGACAAGATAATGGCGAGCTTATTTTTAAAGCTAATAGAACTGCTGGTGATACTAATTCTTCAGAAATACGTTTTGTAAAAGCAACGGCTCAAGATTGGGATGATTTGCCTAAGAATTTCTTAATGATTCCAAATGTAATTGGCAGTAATGTCTTCGGTGCAAATAGAGGTGTAGAAATTTTCGATGGTACAACTAAGAAAACGTATGATTTTTATCCTTATACCACAATAACACGCTTTACAAACTATAATGATCCTAATAGTACTAATGGTATAGGTATTGGATATACACCAAATGGTATTGTTATTAGCCCAGCAATTAAAGTTGGAGAGCAAAAACTAAGTAATTTTATTTATAATAGCGCCGATGGAAGTTTTACAGCAACTGGAACTAATGGTGTAAGTGCTTCAATTAAGTATTCTAATATTCCGTTTGTAATCACTACAGATTATAAACCAATGTTAAAAAGTCCATCTACTGCTTATGGATATATAGCAGCAAATTTAGCTACAGCGCCTTCAAATTCGGTTTTATGCAATGCATTATTAAACGAAATAAACAGTAATTTACCTTCTACGCAGAAAGTCAATAGAGTACAGTTTACCTTTAATGACGCAAATGGAGACAGCTATATAGCGTATACTTTTACAGGAGGAAAAACTACCATATTTCATAATATAACTGTAAAAGAAGATGCAGCTAACAAGACTTTACAATTGATTTCAGGGACCTGGGAGAATAATTTAGGAGCAACTATTCCTCAACCAGATTTATTAGCAAAGATAGATGCTGAATTAACAAACTCTAAAGGATTATATGTAAAAAAAGAAACGTTTGTATTTAATGCATCTAATAAATTATTCACATTCGCCAATGCAAATAACAATGGCTTCAGACTGAGTACTTATGCATTTCAGTAAACATTCTACAAGAGATTAATTTTTAGTTTCGTTTTAAATTTTGGAAGAAAAGCAGTTCCAGTTAACTGGACTGCTTTTTTGTAAATAATATTCAGTGAACTTATTAAAGCTGTAAAGACTGTTTCAGCATTCAAGAACTTATACAATGAAAAAATATTTTACGCCAATAAACACCGCATTCATTTTGTGGAGTATTTTACTAATCACCATAGCAACATTTTTCAGAGATAATATGAGGCTTTTTCTTTATTTGTCAATTACAGTTTTTATCCCATTTGTGATTTGGGATATTCTTAAACAAAGCAAAAAGTTTAAAACAGAAGGAACAAAAGATATTTACAACTCAATCAACAGAATGGTGATTATTGCTGTAGTTCTTGTAATAATTTTTGCAATGGCAGAGCAAAATTATCTATAGGAGTTTTAGTTTTATTTTTTTATTTTGGGAAAGCAGCTTATTTATTGAGCTGTTTTTTTTGTTTTATAAATGAATAAAATTATAAGCCATTTTTTATATGACAAATTTTATTAAACGCCCAAATACTCTATATTTGTATTTCAAAAAATAAAAACGAATACCTTAATATGAAATTACTAGAAGGAAAAGTTGCAATTATTACTGGTGCAAGCCGTGGAATCGGAAAAGGAATTGCTGAAGTTTTTGCTAAACATGGAGCTAACGTGGCTTTTACATACAGTTCATCTGCTGCTTCTGCAGAAGCTTTAGAAGCAGAATTAAATGCTTTAGGAGTTAAAGCAAAAGGTTATCAGTCAAACGCAGCAGATTTTAACGAAGCGCAAACTTTCGTAGATGCTGTTTTAGCCGATTTTGGAACTGTAGATATTTTAATCAACAATGCTGGAATCACAAAAGACAATTTGTTAATGCGTATGTCTGAGGCAGATTTCGACCAAGTAATAGATGTAAACTTGAAATCGGTTTTTAATATGACAAAAGCGATTCAAAAAACATTCTTAAAACAAAGAGCAGGATCAATCATTAATATTAGCTCTGTAGTAGGAGTTTCTGGAAATGCTGGTCAAACAAATTATGCCGCTTCTAAAGCGGGTGCAATAGGATTTACAAAATCTGTAGCATTAGAGTTAGGTTCTCGTAACATTCGTTGCAACGCAATCGCTCCAGGTTTTATTGAAACTGAAATGACTGCAAAATTATCAGAAGATGTAGTGAAAGGATGGAGAGAAGGTATTCCATTGAAACGCGGTGGAACTACAGAAGATGTTGCAAATGCTTGTCTTTTCTTGGCTTCTGACATGAGCGCTTACATTACTGGTCAAGTACTTAATGTTTGCGGAGGAATGCTTACTTAATAGTTTTCAGTGTTCAGATTTTAGTATTCAGTTTTTCTTTAATTCTTGAATAACTGAACACTTTAACAGTCGTAGTCACGGCTTTTTGAATCTGATCACTAAAAAACTGATTACTGAATACTAAACAAATATGACGACAAACACGATTCTTTTATTATTGCTTTCTTTAGTAATTGCTGGTGGTTTATCGTATTTTCAATATTTTTTCAAAGCCAAAAGTAAATCCAATGTGATTATACTTTTGGCTTTTTTACGTTTTCTAGCTATTTTCGGATTATTGGTTTTGCTAATTAATCCAATAATTTCTAAGAATTCGCTCGAAATTACTAAAACACCTTTAGCAATTGTTGTTGATAATTCAAGTTCTATTACCGCTTTGAAATCGGATAAAAAAGCAATTGAATTATATCAAAAATTGGTTTCGAATCCAGCTTTAAAGGAAAAATTCGAAATTCAATCCTATCAATTTGACAACGATTTTAAAACTTCAGATAAATTTGATTTTAAAGGAAATCAAACCAATTTAGATGAAGTAGCTAAAAATTTAAAAAGCATCAACAAAAACCTGATTTTTCCAACTGTTATAATTACAGACGGAAATCAGACTACAGGAAACGACTACGTCTATAGATTCGATCCTGTCAATAAAGTTTATCCCTTGGTTGTGGGAGATACAACCACTTTTTTCGATTTAAAAATCAATCAGCTTAACGTAAACAAATACGCTTTTCATAAAAATAAATTTCCAGTAGAAGTTTTTCTTCAGTATGCAGGTACAAAAGCTGTAAATGCTGATTTTATAATTACGCAGGGAAATTCTATTGTTGCTAAAGAAAAGGTCTCTTTTTCACCTTCAAAAAAAACAGCTTCTCTCAATTTGCTTTTGCCAGCTGATAAAGTTGGATTACAAATTTATAAAGCAAGTATTCAATCTGTTGCAAAAGAAAAAAACAGCTATAACAATATTAAAAATTTTGCAGTTGAAATAATTGATCAAAAGTCGACTATTGCTATTGTTTCGGCTATAAATCATCCAGATATTGCCGCTTTAAAACGTTCTATTGAAGTTAATGCACAACGTAAAGTAATATTGGTTAAGCCAAATCAAATTAATGATTTACAAGATGTTTCTGTTTTGGTTTTGTATCAGCCAACAACTGCTTTTAAAGCAATTTTTGATTCTAATAAATTAGCTGGAAGAAATACTTTTATTATAACTGGAAATAATACCGATTTTAATTTTCTGAATCAGCAGCAAAATAATCTGATTTTTAAAATGAGCAATCAACGAGAAGATTTTCTTAGCGAATTTCATTCTGATTTTAATCTTTTTGCAATTGATAATATAGGTTTTGAAAATTTGCCGCCTTTGCAGAATCCTTTCGGAAATATAACTACAGACGGAAATGTATCTGTTTTGCTTTCATCAAAAATTAGAAATGTTGCTACAAATGCCCCATTATTGGCTTTCGCCGAAAATCAAGGTAAAAGAACTGCTTTTCTCTTAGGAGAAAACAGCTGGAAATGGCGTTTACAAAGTCATGTAGACAATCAGTCTTTTGAAAAGTATGATGTTTTTATTGATAAAATTATTCAATATTTAGCTTCAGCAAGTTCAAAAAAATCTTTAGTAGTTACGCATGAAAGTTTTTATAATTCTGGTGAAGAAATCATTATCAATGCTCAATATTTTAATAAAAACTATGAGTTTGATGAGAAAGCCAGACTTACAATTAGTGTTGTAAATGCCGAAACAAAGCAAACTAAAAATTACGATTTACTAAAAGGAAGCAATTCGTTTTCAGCCAATTTAGAAGGACTTCCAGCGGGAAAATATAATTTTACTGTAAAAGAATTAAATTCAAATACTTCATACGCAAGTCATTTTGAAATTTTAGATTTTGATATTGAAAAACAATTTGTAAATCCGGATGTTTTAAAATTACAACAATTGGCTTTGCAAACAAATGGAAAAGCTTTCTTTGAAGATCAAGCTGATAATTTGACCAACACACTTTTAGAAAACAAAGAATACAAATCGATTGAAAAGAATATTTCAACTAAAACTCCAATTATTGATTGGGTTTGGCTGTTGATTTTGATAGCTGTTTTATTGACTACAGAATGGTTTGTTAGAAAGTATAATGGGTTGTTGTAGTTAGTTTCAAAGTTACAAAGAGACAAAGGTTTTCAAGTTAAGTTAAGTCATCGTGTCATGAATGATATTCAAAATATTTTAGATAGTACATTTCCTTTTGTAGAGAGTTTATTAAAAGAATATGGTGAATTTTATCCATTAGCTTCTGCGATAAATAGTGATGGTAAAGTAGAGCAGATTTTATTGGAAGAAGATGAAGAAATCGATTTTCCCGAATCAGTTTCTGTTTTAGGTGAATTAAAGAAAGAACTACGCTGGAGAAAAAATGATTTTAAAGCTGTTGCAATTTTTTATGATGTTAATTTGAAAGAGAATAACACTTCCGCAATAGCTGTTTCTGTTGAACATGAAAGAGAAAAAGAAGCTTTTATATTTTATTATCCATACCAATTAATTGATGGTAATTTGGTTTATGGAGAATCATGGAAAGTAGTAGCAGAAATGCAGATTTTTTGGTAACTAGTTTAAAAAAATTACTGAATGATTGTTGGAAAATTAAGATAGCATACTCTATAATTTCTGTATACCTTATTTTAATTTCTAAAACCTAAGATTATTGAATATGTACAATCCTTTTAAAAAGAATAAGAAAGAAGACGTTGTTTTAAATAAGTTTAAAAAGCAACTAGAAAGTAAAGGTTTATTTATTGATTCTATTGATGAAGAAGGATTGATTCATATAAATGCAGAGGAATCCGATTTAAAAGTTAGTCTAGAAAATGTCAAACGAAATTATGAGAGGGACTCTGATGATAGCCATATTACTGATTTAGTTGATGTAATCATTTCACATTTATCAAAGAAAGAAGATTGGAAAAATATCAACGATAAAGTAATTATTCAATTTTTTCCGAATGATTTTGAGTTTGATAATATAGTGCATGAAAAAGTTACTAATGAATTCAGTAAGGTTTTTGCATTAAATCTCAATAATGGTTTTTCATTCATAACTACAGATGATTTGTCAGACTGGAAAATAAATTTTGAAGAATTAAAAAAGCAAGCTGACGTCAATTTAGAAATCCTTCTGGATAAAGCAAAGATTGAATTTGAAGATATTGACAATCATAAATTGGGTATGATTAATATTGAAGAAATAGCGCTTAAAAGTTCATGTCTTTTTTCTCTGAAAATTAAAAATCTAGTTCAAAATACTATTGGTTTTCCCTTTTATGCGGTAATTCCAGTAAGAGACTTTTGTTATATTTTTGCTGAAGAAGATTTTGAATTTTTCTCTCAACGTTTAGGTCCTGTTGTTCTTGATGAATATAATAATTCTGGATATCCTATTACAACTGAGATATTAAGATTTTCGAATACTGGGATTGAAGCAATAGGTAAATACTAGATAATCAAGGGATTTAGAATTTGTTAGAAAATACAACGGATTGTTGTAATGAAATATAATCGAATTCCATCTGGATTTTTGTAATCTTTTGATTGTCAATTAAAAAAATATAAATTATGAGAGTTAAATTCTTGTTTAGTGTAGCAATTTTGACGGTAATTTTTTGTTTTTTTTCATTTTCAAAGGCAAATAATACGACCAATAATAATCTTTTGGGAAATACAATTCAACAACGTTTTGAACCACCTCAGGGATTTGTGAGAGAAGAGGAATCTAAAACTTCGTTTGGATCTTTTTTACGAAATCTTCCATTAAAGAACTCAGGTTCAAATGTTTTATATTTTGACGGAACTGTAAAAACAAATCGAAACGTTTACGAGGCAGTTGTGGACTTACCCATTGGGAAACAGGATTTGCATCAATGTGCTGATGCCGTGATGCGTTTACGAGCGGATTATTTTTATAACCAAAAACAGTACGATAAAATACATTTTAATTTTACAAATGGTTTTCGAGCTGATTTTAGTAAATGGGCAGCAGGTTACAGAATTGCAGTTAAAGGCAACAAAACAAGTTGGGTTAAAACTGCAAAAGCATCTGAAAGTTATGAAACTTATTGGAAATACTTAGAGACGGTTTTTATGTATGCAGGAACGGCTTCGTTAGAAAAAGAACTAAAACCAATTAATGTTTCAGACATAAAAATAGGGGATGTTTTTATAAAAGGAGGCTTTCCAGGCCATGCTGTTATTGTAGTTGATATGGCTGTGAATCCAAAAAATAATCAAAAAATTATGCTTTTAGCACAAAGTTATATGCCAGCACAGGAAATTCAAATATTGAAAAATCCCAATAACAGTTCTTTGAGTCCTTGGTACGCTGTCGATTTTGGAACTTCCCTAAAAACCCCCGAATGGACTTTTAATTCCTCACAATTAAAACGTTTTTAAATGAAACGATTCTTTTTCTTAGTCCTTATATTTCAAAATGCTTTTTCTCAAGAAGTTCCATTGAATGTTCAAAAATTAATTAAAGCATATCCAGATCAAATTGTTGGTTATAAGGGTAATAAGATTATTTTTAGTGATAAAACAACTTTAATTTATGATGATTTTAAAAATAAAACGAATCAAGAATTATTAGATAATCCTGATATTGAAGATCAATTTAAGTTTGTTTATAATAGAGCAGATAAGAATGTAATTCCAAAGGAAGATCCAGGAAGAATTCGAAATGAAGCTTTTTTTAAGAAAATTTACGGTAATTCAAAATCAGAAGTTGAATCAAAAATGACTGAAATTATTTGGTGTCCAAAATTAATCAATCAGAAAATAAAAGTAACAACTGTAAATGGAATTGATAAAATAGTAAAAAAACTCTCGGCAGAATTAGATAATAAACCAGAATATAAAAAATACATTACTGATATTGGGGGGACATTTAATTGGAGAAAAATTTCAGGAACAAACCGATTGAGTATGCATAGTTATGGAATGACAATAGATATTAATGTCAAAAACTCTAATTATTGGCAATGGGATTGTAAATGTAAAAATGAAGAAGCTGCTCTTTCGTATAGAAATCAAATTCCTCTCAAGCTAGTTTCAATTTTTGAAAAATATGGTTTTGTTTGGGGAGGAAATTGGAAACATTATGACACCATGCATTT
This portion of the Flavobacterium panacagri genome encodes:
- a CDS encoding RagB/SusD family nutrient uptake outer membrane protein, which codes for MKNIKITLSLLLVITLSSCDDFLSETPDNRTQIDTADKISELLVNAYPTGGTYMDFAETMTDNVGDGQLAETLPKNEQNYNWEMNNETNIDTQANYWDACYRAIAHANKALQAINELGNPSSLNPQKGEALLARAYSHFMLVSFWSQRYNPLTADKDLGIPYVAEPEEVLIKKYKRNTVKEVFDFIQKDIEEGLKLVGNNYSEPKFHFTKEAANAFASRFYLIKGDWDKVLEVSEGLGSKPVGKLRNYLAFTALDPNIQFIEYAKSVEPANLLVVSAYSIYARATQLNRFYLAGDRSQNILGASTNIFGKAWLYKTYSYNSSMTVFSPKFKEYFKYTNLTANIGQPYLGTVLLSYDEFYLNRIEALVMKNRIDEANTELEYFFGTRTTGYNAATDKLTRAKVEAKYPVIADEYTPYYSMTPVQTSYVKAIAETRRRDFIHEGIRWFDVKRFNIVVVHETFNKPTNTLEKDDNRRALQIPLSASSNGVEKNPR
- a CDS encoding zinc-binding metallopeptidase — translated: MRIVNKYKKIAVFIGALALTSCAQEDQPKESQLDYNQPLKTELDQWIDTNYLVPYNINAQYKWNQNTVDNTRFLFPPTLDKVKPALEIVQQIWLKSYATIGGADFVKKIAPREIVLVGGVNSNSNGTRTLGIAEGGQRITLFEVDNLNRKNRAIVAEFIHTIQHEYIHILNQTKPFDEQAWGKITPSGYTATWHLETTPASRELGFITNYARSNVVEDFAETASIILISTKAEYAAILASISSAKARADIQRKEAIVVQYFKDTFNMDFYALRDEAEKNTTNVINN
- a CDS encoding DUF4302 domain-containing protein; the protein is MKIKYIFKHLVVASVMLQLTACTETEVEQKFDKTPTERLNAQKSELQEVLLTSPDGWRAVYFTDDKQLGGFTHLFKFTADGKVEMASDFNTASTTKFTSDYNIQLGSTVSLVFTTKNRIHLLSDSSPTASPTTALRGKGYLGDFQFLYYGQDNGELIFKANRTAGDTNSSEIRFVKATAQDWDDLPKNFLMIPNVIGSNVFGANRGVEIFDGTTKKTYDFYPYTTITRFTNYNDPNSTNGIGIGYTPNGIVISPAIKVGEQKLSNFIYNSADGSFTATGTNGVSASIKYSNIPFVITTDYKPMLKSPSTAYGYIAANLATAPSNSVLCNALLNEINSNLPSTQKVNRVQFTFNDANGDSYIAYTFTGGKTTIFHNITVKEDAANKTLQLISGTWENNLGATIPQPDLLAKIDAELTNSKGLYVKKETFVFNASNKLFTFANANNNGFRLSTYAFQ
- the fabG gene encoding 3-oxoacyl-[acyl-carrier-protein] reductase — its product is MKLLEGKVAIITGASRGIGKGIAEVFAKHGANVAFTYSSSAASAEALEAELNALGVKAKGYQSNAADFNEAQTFVDAVLADFGTVDILINNAGITKDNLLMRMSEADFDQVIDVNLKSVFNMTKAIQKTFLKQRAGSIINISSVVGVSGNAGQTNYAASKAGAIGFTKSVALELGSRNIRCNAIAPGFIETEMTAKLSEDVVKGWREGIPLKRGGTTEDVANACLFLASDMSAYITGQVLNVCGGMLT
- a CDS encoding DUF4846 domain-containing protein, translating into MRVKFLFSVAILTVIFCFFSFSKANNTTNNNLLGNTIQQRFEPPQGFVREEESKTSFGSFLRNLPLKNSGSNVLYFDGTVKTNRNVYEAVVDLPIGKQDLHQCADAVMRLRADYFYNQKQYDKIHFNFTNGFRADFSKWAAGYRIAVKGNKTSWVKTAKASESYETYWKYLETVFMYAGTASLEKELKPINVSDIKIGDVFIKGGFPGHAVIVVDMAVNPKNNQKIMLLAQSYMPAQEIQILKNPNNSSLSPWYAVDFGTSLKTPEWTFNSSQLKRF
- a CDS encoding M15 family metallopeptidase, giving the protein MKRFFFLVLIFQNAFSQEVPLNVQKLIKAYPDQIVGYKGNKIIFSDKTTLIYDDFKNKTNQELLDNPDIEDQFKFVYNRADKNVIPKEDPGRIRNEAFFKKIYGNSKSEVESKMTEIIWCPKLINQKIKVTTVNGIDKIVKKLSAELDNKPEYKKYITDIGGTFNWRKISGTNRLSMHSYGMTIDINVKNSNYWQWDCKCKNEEAALSYRNQIPLKLVSIFEKYGFVWGGNWKHYDTMHFEYRPELLL